A single window of Ammospiza caudacuta isolate bAmmCau1 chromosome 12, bAmmCau1.pri, whole genome shotgun sequence DNA harbors:
- the THUMPD3 gene encoding tRNA (guanine(6)-N2)-methyltransferase THUMP3 isoform X1: protein MAEAAGDAGLGPAAAQEGAELAELAAVIGATVPTGFEQTAAEEVREKLGSASRISKDRGKIYFEVPARSLPQVHRLRSVDNLFVVVQEFKDYQFKENKEDALKDLEDLVKKLPWTDPLKVWELNNSLKKKKTKRKKHNLQGPASRGKLSDGGEEGGAEQNNTNDQEDCAQTPVAVEATGGQDTEHPQGVTSRNGVEEEEEDNEQPDVRAEAQASSESGSKAGEGQTGEGEARVLRFRVTCNRAGDKHSFTSNEAARDFGGAVQEHFQWKADMTNFDVEVLLNIHSSEVVVGIALTEESLHRRNITHFGPTTLRSTLAYGMLRLCDPQPTDIIVDPMCGTGAIPIEGAAEWPCCYHIAGDNNPQAVKRAANNISSLLRKNESKDSSAALGAPLDVIQWDICRLPLRTGSVDVVVTDMPFGKRIGSKKKNWDLYPACLMEMGRICTPGTGRAVLLTQDKKCFAKALSRVGHIWRRAQTVWVNVGGLHAAVYLLRRTLEPAQDTRPFW, encoded by the exons CGGCGCCACCGTGCCCACGGGGTTCGAGCAGACGGCGGCCGAGGAGGTGCGGGAGAAGCTGGGCTCGGCCTCCAGGATCAGCAAGGATCGGGGCAAGATCTACTTCGAGGTCCCGGCCCGGAGCCTGCCTCAG GTCCATCGTCTGAGGTCGGTGGATAATTTATTTGTTGTTGTTCAGGAGTTCAAAGACTATCAATTTAAGGAAAATAAG GAAGATGCTCTAAAGGATTTGGAAGATTTGGTTAAAAAGCTACCCTGGACTGATCCGTTAAAAGTTTGGGAGTTGAACAACagcttgaaaaagaaaaagacaaaacgCAAAAAACACAATCTGCAGGGtcctgcaagcagagggaagCTGAGTGATGGTGGAGAagagggaggagcagagcaaaATAACACTAATGACCAGGAGGACTGTGCCCAAACCCCTGTGGCTGTGGAAGCCACTGGTGGCCAGGATACAGAGCATCCCCAAGGAGTGACATCCAGAAatggggtggaggaggaggaggaagacaaTGAGCAGCCAGATGTGAGAGCTGAAGCGCAGGCGAGTTCTGAGAGCGGGAGCAAGGCTGGCGAGGGCCAGACGGGCGAAGGAGAGGCCAGGGTGCTGCGGTTCCGAGTGACGTGcaacagggctggggacaagcaCAGCTTCACGTCCAACGAGGCCGCCAGGGACTTCGGTGGAGCCGTGCAGGAGCACTTCCAGTGGAAAGCTGACATGACCAATTTTGATGTGGAG GTTCTTCTGAATATTCACAGCAGTGAAGTGGTGGTGGGGATTGCATTGACTGAAGAGAGTCTCCACAGACGGAATATCACACACTTCGGACCCACCACGCTGCGTTCCACTCTGGCTTACGGCATGCTCAG ACTCTGTGATCCCCAGCCCACAGATATCATAGTTGATCCCATGTGTGGTACAGGTGCGATACCAATAGAG GGAGCTGCAGAATGGCCCTGCTGCTACCACATTGCAGGGGATAACAACCCTCAGGCAGTGAAGAGAGCAGCAAACAACATCAGCTCCTTACTGAGGAAAAACGAGAGTAAGGACAG CAGCGCTGCCCTGGGCGCTCCCCTGGACGTCATCCAGTGGGACATCTGCCGGCTGCCGCTGCGGACGGGCTCCGTGGACGTCGTGGTGACAGACATGCCCTTCGGGAAGcg GATAGGGTCGAAGAAGAAGAACTGGGACCTGTACCCAGCCTGCCTGATGGAGATGGGCCGGATCTGTAccccagggacaggcagggctgtgctgctcacccAGGACAAGAAATGCTTTGCCAAG GCGCTGTCGCGCGTGGGACACATCTGGCGCCGAGCTCAGACCGTGTGGGTGAACGTGGGGGGACTGCACGCTGCCGTGTACCTGCTGAGGCGCACCCTGGAGCCGGCGCAGGACACCAGGCCCTTCTGgtga
- the THUMPD3 gene encoding tRNA (guanine(6)-N2)-methyltransferase THUMP3 isoform X2, whose product MAEAAGDAGLGPAAAQEGAELAELAAVIGATVPTGFEQTAAEEVREKLGSASRISKDRGKIYFEVPARSLPQVHRLRSVDNLFVVVQEFKDYQFKENKEDALKDLEDLVKKLPWTDPLKVWELNNSLKKKKTKRKKHNLQGPASRGKLSDGGEEGGAEQNNTNDQEDCAQTPVAVEATGGQDTEHPQGVTSRNGVEEEEEDNEQPDVRAEAQASSESGSKAGEGQTGEGEARVLRFRVTCNRAGDKHSFTSNEAARDFGGAVQEHFQWKADMTNFDVEVLLNIHSSEVVVGIALTEESLHRRNITHFGPTTLRSTLAYGMLRLCDPQPTDIIVDPMCGTGAIPIEGAAEWPCCYHIAGDNNPQAVKRAANNISSLLRKNESKDSAALGAPLDVIQWDICRLPLRTGSVDVVVTDMPFGKRIGSKKKNWDLYPACLMEMGRICTPGTGRAVLLTQDKKCFAKALSRVGHIWRRAQTVWVNVGGLHAAVYLLRRTLEPAQDTRPFW is encoded by the exons CGGCGCCACCGTGCCCACGGGGTTCGAGCAGACGGCGGCCGAGGAGGTGCGGGAGAAGCTGGGCTCGGCCTCCAGGATCAGCAAGGATCGGGGCAAGATCTACTTCGAGGTCCCGGCCCGGAGCCTGCCTCAG GTCCATCGTCTGAGGTCGGTGGATAATTTATTTGTTGTTGTTCAGGAGTTCAAAGACTATCAATTTAAGGAAAATAAG GAAGATGCTCTAAAGGATTTGGAAGATTTGGTTAAAAAGCTACCCTGGACTGATCCGTTAAAAGTTTGGGAGTTGAACAACagcttgaaaaagaaaaagacaaaacgCAAAAAACACAATCTGCAGGGtcctgcaagcagagggaagCTGAGTGATGGTGGAGAagagggaggagcagagcaaaATAACACTAATGACCAGGAGGACTGTGCCCAAACCCCTGTGGCTGTGGAAGCCACTGGTGGCCAGGATACAGAGCATCCCCAAGGAGTGACATCCAGAAatggggtggaggaggaggaggaagacaaTGAGCAGCCAGATGTGAGAGCTGAAGCGCAGGCGAGTTCTGAGAGCGGGAGCAAGGCTGGCGAGGGCCAGACGGGCGAAGGAGAGGCCAGGGTGCTGCGGTTCCGAGTGACGTGcaacagggctggggacaagcaCAGCTTCACGTCCAACGAGGCCGCCAGGGACTTCGGTGGAGCCGTGCAGGAGCACTTCCAGTGGAAAGCTGACATGACCAATTTTGATGTGGAG GTTCTTCTGAATATTCACAGCAGTGAAGTGGTGGTGGGGATTGCATTGACTGAAGAGAGTCTCCACAGACGGAATATCACACACTTCGGACCCACCACGCTGCGTTCCACTCTGGCTTACGGCATGCTCAG ACTCTGTGATCCCCAGCCCACAGATATCATAGTTGATCCCATGTGTGGTACAGGTGCGATACCAATAGAG GGAGCTGCAGAATGGCCCTGCTGCTACCACATTGCAGGGGATAACAACCCTCAGGCAGTGAAGAGAGCAGCAAACAACATCAGCTCCTTACTGAGGAAAAACGAGAGTAAGGACAG CGCTGCCCTGGGCGCTCCCCTGGACGTCATCCAGTGGGACATCTGCCGGCTGCCGCTGCGGACGGGCTCCGTGGACGTCGTGGTGACAGACATGCCCTTCGGGAAGcg GATAGGGTCGAAGAAGAAGAACTGGGACCTGTACCCAGCCTGCCTGATGGAGATGGGCCGGATCTGTAccccagggacaggcagggctgtgctgctcacccAGGACAAGAAATGCTTTGCCAAG GCGCTGTCGCGCGTGGGACACATCTGGCGCCGAGCTCAGACCGTGTGGGTGAACGTGGGGGGACTGCACGCTGCCGTGTACCTGCTGAGGCGCACCCTGGAGCCGGCGCAGGACACCAGGCCCTTCTGgtga
- the VHL gene encoding von Hippel-Lindau disease tumor suppressor, with amino-acid sequence MSPPGPGRPGGAGPEAEAGSESGSVLRSVNTRELSEVVFNNHSPRCVLPVWLDFEGRPRCYPVLQPRSGRVMRSYRGHLWLFRDAGTYDGLLVNQQELFVAAPNVTKADITLPVFTLKERCLQVVRSLVSPMDYRKLDIVQSLYDELEDHPDIWKDLRRLSLERSEALRN; translated from the exons aTGTCGCCGCCAGGCCCGGGGCGCCCGGGCGGGGCTGGGCCCGAGGCCGAGGCCGGCTCCGAGTCCGGGTCCGTGCTGCGCTCGGTCAACACGCGGGAGCTCTCCGAGGTCGTGTTCAACAACCACAGCCCCCGCTGCGTGCTGCCCGTCTGGCTGGACTTCGAGGGCCGGCCGCGCTGCTACCCGGTGCTGCAGCCGCGCAGCGGGCGCGTCATGCGCAGCTACCGGG GGCACCTCTGGCTGTTCCGGGATGCAGGGACCTATGACGGGCTGCTCGTCAACCAGCAGGAGCTGTTCGTGGCAGCCCCCAATGTGACCAAAGCTGACATCACACTGCCAG TGTTCACCCTGAAGGAGAGGTGTCTGCAGGTTGTGCGCAGCCTGGTCAGCCCCATGGACTACAGGAAACTGGACATTGTTCAGTCGCTATACGACGAGCTGGAGGATCATCCTGACATTTGGAAGGATCTTCGGCGGCTCTCTCTGGAGAGGAGTGAAGCACTGAGGAACTAA